Part of the Tidjanibacter massiliensis genome is shown below.
ATATCGCCGTATCGGATGAAATACCCGATATGAAACGGATCCGCCGGGCGGTGGAAATCGCCAATATCGGAGAGTTCATCGAATCGCTGCCATTGGGGTACAACACCCGTATCGGAGCCGACGGACACGGGTTGAGTACGGGGCAGAAACAACGCCTGTTGATTGCCCGTGCCGCTTACAAGGATTCCAAATACCTCTTCTTCGACGAAGCGACCAATTCGCTCGACGCCAACAACGAGCGCACGATTATGGAGCGTCTGGAGAAATTGTTCAAAGACAAAACCGTCGTCATCGTGGCACACCGTCTTTCGACAGTCCGCAATGCCGATAACATCATCGTTTTGGCGCACGGACGCATCGTCGAGCAGGGCACGCACGACGAACTGACGGCCAAACGGGGTTACTACTACGAATTGGTAAAGAATCAGTTGGAATTGGGAAACTAAAACTACACATACGATGCCGCAAATAGATAATAACTTTCACAGCGAAGAGGCGCAGGAGATCATGGGGCGTGCGCCTTCGTGGGTCGTGCGGTGGGGAATTACGGTTATTTTCGTCATACTTGCCCTAATCGTTTTGGGCTGCTACATCATCAAGTATCCACAGACCGTTACGGCTCCCATATCCATTACGACAGTCAATGCCCCCTCCGACCTTACGGCCCGTTACGACGGACTGCTCGACAGCGTATGTGTCGGCAACGGGGAGAACGTCCGTACCGGTCAGCTTATCGCTTTGCTTGCGACACCGGCCGACTACGACGACATCCGGTCGTTGGAAGAGCACCTCTCCGCCACCGATTCGCCGCAAGCGCTCGCCGAGGCCGAATGGGTGTCCGACCGATATATTCTAGGCGACCTGCAATCCACGTGGGCGGAGTTTGCCGCCCGCTGCCTCGATTTTAGGCATTATCTGGCCACCGATCTCATCGGAACGAAGAAGCGCCTGCTTGAAGCCCAGATTGCGAAAAACAAGCGCTATTATGCCCAATTAGAGGTACAGGGCAAACTGCTCGACAAGGATCTTGCTATGGGGCAGCGGATATTGGAGCGGGACTCGCTGTTGTTCACTCAATCGGTTATTTCTGCGGCCGACTACGAAACTTCCGTACAGAACTATCTCGCCAAACAGAACAGCAAGGCCGGCTTCGATGCGACACTGACCTCCACGGAACTCTCCATCCTGCAAACCGAACAACAGTTGGTGGAACTCTCCGTGCAGCGTGAGAACGAGGTGGCCGAGTACGAACGTACCATCGGTCAGTTACGCCAACAACTGCTCGCTGCCATAGCCCAGTGGCAAGAACAGTATGCGGTCATCGCTCCGATGGACGGTATCGTGTCGTTACAGGGATATTGGAGCAAGGGGCAGCATGTGACCGTCGGCTCCGCTCTTGCCAGTATCGTCCCGGAAAAGGAGACTGAAGTGATCGGCCGTATGGAGGTTCCTTCGGCCGGATTCGGCAAGGTGGAAACCGGGCAGACGGTCAACGTCAAACTGAACGGCTTCCCCTATATGGAGTATGGCGTCCTGAAAGGTACGATACGCTCCATTTCCTCGGTTCCGGCTTCGGTGCAAACCGCGACCGGTACGACGATCGCCTATACGGTCGAAGTCGTATTTCCCGAAGGGATGAGGACGACCTATGATAAGGAGCTGCCGATGATTCAGCAGATGGACGGTACGGGCGAAATCATCACGGAGGATATGCGCCTTATCGAGCAATTCATACAACCTGTCGTATCGCTGTTCAAAAACCGCTGACCATGAGATGCCGCATAATACCATTGTTCGCCGTCGTCGCTTCGGTGCCGATGTTGTTCGGTGCAACACCGCTCAGCGCACAAGAAGTGCAACGCTGGACGCTGGAAGAATGTATCGCCTATGCTTTCGAACATAATATCGAAGTCAAGCAGGCCGAACTCGACGTTCAAACCAAACGGCTCACCCGCTCGGATGCGGGTTGGGCCTATGCTCCCGACATCTCTGCATCGAGCAGTTACAGTTTCTCCAGCGGCCGCGTACTGGATCCCACCACGTATGAGTTCGTGGAGCATCAGAGCGTGAACGGTACTTCGACCTCTGTCGGTGCCTCGGTCACTTTATTCAACGGTATGCGAAATCTCCATAACCTCGAACGCTCCCGACTCGATCTGCGTGCGGCGCTGTTGGGTGTGGAGAAGGCCCGCAACGATATCCGGCTCAATATCACGGCCTATTATCTGGAGATTCTTTGTGCCGAAGAGAACATCCGCAATGCCGAACAGACGGTCGAAACCCTGAAAATACAGGAGGAAAAGACCCGTAAATCGGTCGAGGCGGGGAAAGTCACCTCTGCCGATCTCTTGCAAATACGTTCGCAACTGGCCAATGCAGAAAACACTCTTTTGTCGGCTCGAAATTCCTACGACATCGCCCGCCTGAATATTTGTCAGCTCCTGGAAATAGAAGATTACACGACATTCCACACCGTCGCTCCTTCGGATAATATTTGGGGAGATACGCCGATGCCGGTCAGTACCGATGCGCTTCTGGCCTCGGCGCAGCAACTCCCGGAGGTGGAGTCCGCAAGGCTGGGTATCGACATCGCCCGCCGCGATCTGCGAATCGCACGTTCGTCCTACTATCCGACGCTTTCGCTTTCGGCCGGCTACGGGTCGAGTTATTCCGACGCCAGGCAGAAAATGTTTATGAATCCCGACGGCACGTACCGTTACGAAGCCTATCCGTTCGCCGAACAGTACAAGGACAATGCGAGCAGCTATATTTCCGTATCGCTGAACGTTCCGATTTTCGGCCGTCTGACGACACGGCACAACGTCCAGCGGCAGAAGATCGCCGTTCGCCAGGCGGAGTATGCATTACGCACTACGGAGAAGCAGGTGAACAAGGAGGCTACGCAAGCACTGATCGATTCCCGGACGGCGTGGGACAAGTATCTCTCTTCACAGAAATACGTCGCCTCGGCCGAGGAAGCCGCCCGGCAAATGGCGCAAAGGTACAATCTCGGAGCGGCTACCGTCGTCGATTACAACACGGCGCTCGATGCGCTGGTCGAAGCTCAGGTTCAACTCCTGCAAGCCAAATACGAATATATCTTCAAGACCGAAATCATCCGGTTTTATTTACAGCAAAATATCGTCTGGTAATTACTGTTATAATGAATCAAAAACTATCTTCATAAGATAAACTATCAATCAGAATATGATTTATTTATCCTAAAGCAAAAGCGACTTCCTATCCGAATAATTTACATGTCAACATCTTCATCGTACTCATCTTCTATGGCAATGCCATGCTTTTTCAAAAAATCATCTGTTTTGCGATCGACTTCCGACATATAATCTTTATTGTCGGTCTTAGCTCGCTTAATGATTTCATTCTTAAATGAATCTATTTCACGTCTAAACTCCCAATTTTGCATCTGATTTGAAGCGTAAGCGATAATTTTATCAATTATACGTGCGCCTATAGCCAAAGCCTGTGTACTGCTAGAGATAGCTATGGTATGCGCCAAAGAAGAAAACTGTGTGTCGGAAATATCTCTCGTCATTTCCGTTATATCCAAAAAAGAAAATGGATTATTAATCCATGCACTATGTTTGCATTTTTGTGCAACATGAATTAAGGCATTATCAAAAGTCAAAAGCATCCAATGTTCTCCATTTTTACCAACGCCATCTTCCGTGTATTTTAAAGCTGAAATATCATTTTTAATCAACCGTTTGGATTTAACTATGTTATTTTCTTCAAGATAATAACTATACTCCGTTTCGTATTGTTTTAGCTCATCTTCAGAATACATTATTGGTATTTCAAGATATTGTATTATGCCTGATTGCGCAAAAATCGACTGAATATTTATCATTATGTTTCTTATCCAATCGGCGTAGCTATTATTTTCGATAGTTATGGCCGGACTGAAAGTAGACAAATATTCCATAAAACTATCCGGCATGTTCACACCTTGCATTTTCAATGCGTAATAGTTGGCAACAAACGCATTACTTGAATATTGCATTTCATGGGGGTCTAAATCAATATCATTGAATTTTCTGGCCATATGGAGATGACCTGCACATTCCTTGATGTAAAAAGGAGGAATGTACATAGAAACACCCAACTCTTTCGCTCGTTGGATGCTCTTGATTGCATTATCGAAATAACGATTGACTTTGCCTTGGTATAATTGTGAACATAAATATGGTATTCCAATAGTAGGTTCTATCATCATTTTAATATCGCTCCATCTATTTGCACCGAGAGTTTTCGATGCAGATAAAGGATTCGTTCCTTCCAATGCAATATATACGGATGCTCGTGTAATTTTTACAATTAAAGGATGGTTAGATGCCATTTGAAGCATTTTGTCAATAATGATATCCATGTATTCCACAGGAACATGCTTATCTTTTTTAAG
Proteins encoded:
- a CDS encoding HlyD family secretion protein, translating into MPQIDNNFHSEEAQEIMGRAPSWVVRWGITVIFVILALIVLGCYIIKYPQTVTAPISITTVNAPSDLTARYDGLLDSVCVGNGENVRTGQLIALLATPADYDDIRSLEEHLSATDSPQALAEAEWVSDRYILGDLQSTWAEFAARCLDFRHYLATDLIGTKKRLLEAQIAKNKRYYAQLEVQGKLLDKDLAMGQRILERDSLLFTQSVISAADYETSVQNYLAKQNSKAGFDATLTSTELSILQTEQQLVELSVQRENEVAEYERTIGQLRQQLLAAIAQWQEQYAVIAPMDGIVSLQGYWSKGQHVTVGSALASIVPEKETEVIGRMEVPSAGFGKVETGQTVNVKLNGFPYMEYGVLKGTIRSISSVPASVQTATGTTIAYTVEVVFPEGMRTTYDKELPMIQQMDGTGEIITEDMRLIEQFIQPVVSLFKNR
- a CDS encoding TolC family protein, translated to MRCRIIPLFAVVASVPMLFGATPLSAQEVQRWTLEECIAYAFEHNIEVKQAELDVQTKRLTRSDAGWAYAPDISASSSYSFSSGRVLDPTTYEFVEHQSVNGTSTSVGASVTLFNGMRNLHNLERSRLDLRAALLGVEKARNDIRLNITAYYLEILCAEENIRNAEQTVETLKIQEEKTRKSVEAGKVTSADLLQIRSQLANAENTLLSARNSYDIARLNICQLLEIEDYTTFHTVAPSDNIWGDTPMPVSTDALLASAQQLPEVESARLGIDIARRDLRIARSSYYPTLSLSAGYGSSYSDARQKMFMNPDGTYRYEAYPFAEQYKDNASSYISVSLNVPIFGRLTTRHNVQRQKIAVRQAEYALRTTEKQVNKEATQALIDSRTAWDKYLSSQKYVASAEEAARQMAQRYNLGAATVVDYNTALDALVEAQVQLLQAKYEYIFKTEIIRFYLQQNIVW